The Thermoleophilia bacterium sequence CGGCCCCCGCTCCCTCGAGCACAATCGCGTCAAGGTTGCGGTGGAGTTCCTCGCCGCGCCGGGCCAGAGCGTGGCCGGTGGTCAGCAGGCTGCCGTTGACCGCTTCCGAGACTTCGACGAACCGGATGCCCCGCCGCAGGGCGACCATCGGGATGCCGCGCCGGTCGGCCTCCTGGACCAGCGGTGCGGGCAGCTCGCGATGCCAGGCGAAGCCGAGCTCGACCGCGATCCCGACCGCCCCTTCGGCGACCAGGTCCCGCACGAACCGGCGCTGGGCCGCCGCGTCGGAGCCGATCGAGACTCCGGTGGTGAGAATCATCTCGCCGCCGCGAAGCAGGTTGGAGACGTCGGGCACGTCGAGGCTGTGCACCCACCGGACTTCGGACCCGAGCCCGGCCGATCCGGCAACCAGATCAGGCAATGCCGCCTGGATGATCGGCAGCTCGATGAAGTCGGAAACTGTGAGGGCCCCGGTGGTCATGGACCCGAATCGTTACAGGTCGTTACAACCGACCACTGGAACGTTACGTATTGCGTCGTTTTCGCTTGCGACGCTCGATCTGCGGCGCGTCCGGATCGGCCTCTGCCGGTTCGTCATCCAGCTCTTCGGCGGTGCCTTCGATCACGTCGTCGTCATCGTCGTCGTCATCGTCGTCCGGGGGGCTGCCCGGCGGCGGCCAGGGAATGGCCTCGCCGGCTGCCCAGGCGGGTGGGCGGCCGCCGGGTATCCACCCGACGAACATCAGCCCGACGTAAATGAACCACAACAACGTGAACAGCGGAAACAGGACCGAGACCGCTCCCAGTGCCATACCAAGCGAGCCCCAGAATCGCGACAACAGGCCGACCCGCATCGACCAGAGCGATACGTAGACAATCGTGATCGCAAAACCGAGCAGTCCGGCAAGCCCCAGACCCGCCGCGAGTGACTGACGCGGGGCGTCACGTTGAAAGTCGGAGGCCGTGTTGTCGGCACAATCCTTTGCGGTGTCCTCGTCCGGCGCGCTCTCGTTGCCGGAACTGGAATCAGTGCCCTTTGACGCATCCGATTCGGTGGCACCGAGCGCGGAACTGCCGTTGTCCTTGTTCTTCTCGTTGATACACGCCTCGACCGGGGCGGCGCTGTCGTTCTTGAAGCTCGTTGCCGCGTCCAGGGTCGTGAGTGAGTTCACGATCGAGCCGGCAAACAACAGGAGCGGAGCCGCGATGATCGCGGCGAGCAGGCCGGCTTTCACCCGGTCGGCACGAGCCAGCGCGGCTTTGAACAAATAGACCAGAGGGGCAACCAGGAGCAGGTAGCCGAGTCCGCGGAGCAGGTTGCCGATGACGAGTGCGCCGCGATTTTCGTCGACGTTCCGGAGGAAATCCGAAGCTCCGTCGCCACTCGGTATGGAGGAGCCCGCATAAACGAACGAGAAGGCAATCAGTACGACGCCCAGCACCGAAAGGATGCCGACGGGAAGCGCCCAGCGGCGCTCGCGCTCGAGTATCTCTGCCTTGTAATTCATTGCTCGTCCGGCTCTTCATCGCGAATCGGGTAGTACTCGTAATCGGTGGGCTCGGTGATTCGCGACAGGCGCTCGCCGACCGCGAGGACCAGGTCGAGCAGCGGTGCGACGGCCGAAATGGCGCTCTCGACGTGATTACGGGTAGCTTGCTGGCCGGGTTCTAGTTCGGCCATTCACGCACCGTAATCCTGAAATCAAAAAGGGTCATCGCTCATTACGCTACAGCGACTGTGCCCTCTCCTGATCTCCCCCGAGTCCCCCTCGAAGCCGGCGCCGGCCCGGACAATCCCCCGTGCCCGGCCTGTGGCGAGCCGCTCTTCCCCTGGGTCGGGCTGCCGGTCGGCACCGGCATGGCCCACCGCTGTGAGGCCTGCGGCCTCGGCGCCCTGAGCCGCACCGGCGTAACTGCCGACGCCCTGGCGGACCTCGACCGCGGACGCGGCGAGGACGGCCGCGTCACCTACAGCAACCGCGCCTCGCTTCAGGCGATGATCACCGGCGGCGCCTGGAGCGGCCTCGGCACCGACCGGGCCTACCGGTTCACGCCCGAGTCGCTGAGGCGCCTCGTGTCGAACCGCGACCAGGTGGTTTCTGGATCGCACTGGAAGCCGGGAGCCGGCATTGCCTCGATGTGGCAAAGCGGCATCAACATGTTCACCTTTGGTCACAACGTCGCCCTCGCCGCCTTCGGCGGTGCCGTCAAGGTCCCCGCCCGCCGGGGCTGGCAACGCGGACTCGATGTCTTCATCTCGGTCGTCCTCGCAGTCCCGGCGATCGTGATCGCCGTGCCCGCGGAGCTGATCGGAGCCCTGTTCCGCCGGGGCGGGGAATACCGCGTGAGGTTCGAGGTCCTTTAAGACAGCAATTCCGTGACCGCTTCCGGTCCGTCGTGCTGGGTGAAGACTCGCTCGGCTTCGGGGATCCTTGGGGTTACTGCGTTTGCTGCCTCGAGAAGCAGTGGTGGCGTCGTGGGGGTTGTTGCCACCTGGACTTCGGCCTGGATTTCGGCGATCCGCGCCGGCTCCATCGGCCAGGCCGGTACGGCCGGAAGTTCGACCAGGAAGGTGTGGGCGGCTTCGGGTCCGTGGTCGGCCAGGTTCGCCAGGCGTTCGGCGCCACTGCCGAGGGTCGGCAACTCGCCGCCGAGGTAGAGGCCATAGGCCGCTTCCTCGCCGCCGGTCTCGGCCGCGTTCCTGATCTCGGCCACGTCGGCGGACATGCCTTCGGTGGCAGCGGTGACCAGTGCGAACAGGGGCGGTTCGATCAGGATCGCCCGCGAGATCCGATCCGGTTCGGCCAGCGCCATCTCCAGCGCGACGACTGCCCCGAAGCCGACTCCGAGGACGGTCGTCTTCGTGACCCCGAGCTCTCGCAATAGCCCGGCACCTTCAATCGCCTGTTCGGCCACCGAAGTACGCGAATACTCACCTTCCGTACGGGACCGTCCCCAGCCGCGACGGTCGTAGGTGATCAGCCTGAGTTGATCCGAAAGGGCGCCGACGGCAGGGTCGAACCAGCCGGAGTTGGTTCCGGTGGCGTGGATCAGCAGGACTGCCGGCCCTTCGCCGCGGTCAGTGAAGTCCAGGTCGTTCAGCGCAGGCCCTGGCGGGCTTCCCGCACCAGGGTCACGGCCTCGGGGAAGACGACCCGGATCGCGTCGCGGACCTGAATGGCCTGTTCATCGCTGCCGCCGGTGAGGTCGAGGCGGTTGATCGAGGCGACGGTCATGTCGACCGCGAGCTTGATCGCGTTGTCGGCCCAGGCGACCTGCTGGGAGGACTGCATCTGCTCGGCCATTTCCTGCATCTTGGCCCGCAGCTCTTCGGGGTCGCCGAACATGTCGAATGGAGAACCTTCCATTAGTCAAATGTAGCTGTTTCGTTCCTCCGGCTGCAAGATCCGGGACCCGCCAGGACCGAGCATGGTCCCATGGCGAGCCGGCTGAAATCGATGAAGGGGTCGGCCACGGTCGAGCAAACCGGGATCATCCTGCTGGTCGGCCTGGCACTTGCCGGGCTGATCGGGTTCCTGACCCTCGGCACCGGTGAGCCGCCGGGCCGCGAGCTCGGCCAGCGGGTCGCCAACCGCATCGCCTGCGGCCCACGGGCTCCGGGCACCTGCCGGCAGCCGGCGACGGTGAGTGCCTACGGCTGGCCGCTGGCCCGGCTGCTGCGCTTCTTCGCGCCGGCACCGCTGGCCCGGCCGGGGCCGGACGGCATCAGCCTGGTTCCGGTCGACTTCCGTTACTGCCAGCGGCCGAGCTGCGCGGTTCCGGGAACAGGCGATGGCCGGCTGACCACAGCCAACCGCCGGGCCACCGCCTTCACCGTCGTCAACGACCACCGCGCGAGCGACGGAACCGTCGAGCTCGTCTACTGGCTGTATCGCCCCGACCTCGGCTGGGAGGAACTGCGGCGCACGGCCGGGTCCGCAGACGTTGAGGCAGCCTCGGGAGTCCGGGAGCGCCTCACGGACAACCCCCGTCTGGTGCCCCTGGAGATCCTGCCGGGAAGAAACCACTACAGCCTGCCACCAGGAGACGAACCACCATGGAGGTGGCGAGTGGCCCCAAGCCACAACGGACGTTCAGCGTAACCCCAGTCACAACGGACGCTCAGCGTAACCCGAGCCGAAAGACAACCCCCCGGGGGCCAAAGGGGGAACTTTGCCGCGTTCGATGCGTATAGGACCACAACGCGGCAAAGAACCAGGTCAGACCATTTCGAGTAGTCCTCGGATCCGAGCTGCCGTGTCGTCGGGATAGTTCACCAGGTCGTCCCATGCGAACCGTGCGACCCGGAAGCGCTCGAGCATGAGATCCACATCACGGCGACGATCGCCCTTGAAAGCGCGAAAGGTGCCATGCGTTTCGAATCCATCAACCTCCACGATCAGTCGCGCTTCCCGCCAGAGAAAGTCGGGCAGGTAGGGACCGAAGAGTGAGTTCACCTCAGGGGTTGGCAGCCCATGGGCCCGACAAAGCCGCAGCATCGCCTCCTCGAGCTTCGTGCGGGTCTCGACCTCCTGAGGATCCCACTCGCTCAGGGCCCGCTGAAGATTCGTCGTCCCTGGCCAGCCGCGTCCTCGCTCGGCAACTTCGATCAGGTCCGGCCGGGAAAAGATGCGAAGCCTCTCGGATTCTCCGAGGACCGACTTCATTCCGTCCAGGCTTTCTGAAGCCGCCAGGTCCAGGGTCGTTCTCGCTAGCGAAGTGACCGGGATGCCTTCGATGATCGTCACGTCACGTTCAGGGAGCGCTTTCGTCCGGTAGACGACCACGTTGAACCGGCGGGACCCCGGGGAAGCCATGGAAACCTTCCGGCGTGAACCACCTGCAAACCGGGTCACCTCGATCGGGCCAGACCGCGGGGCGATCAAGCCATGAAGTGCTGCCGCACTCCGGCGGGAGAGAACCGCTTCCGGTCCCGCGGCCAAGGTGGCGGCCATCCAGCGGCCTCGACGATCCAACATTGCCAGGCCCACCGCATAGACGCCCCGGAACACGAGAACCAGCCAGCCCTTGCGCACGCGACTCGCGATCAGCTCCGGGGGCAATCCGGCTTCAAGTGCCTGCTTGCGGGTGATGACCCCGTGCTGCCGACCGGCCAGCCCGGCGACTATCGCGGTCGCTTCCCGCGAGGACACACCGGTGAGTTCCGGGACTCCAGACATTCTCCGAGCCTGATTCACGGCTGCTCACAGGTGCGTCAAATAAGTAACGGTCCAGTCACACCGGGCCCACGCAGATCCGCGTGGGCCCGGACAGACCGATTCTTTGCCGCGTTCGATGCATATAGGACCACAACGCGGCAAAGAACCTCTCGGGGTGCGGCGCTGGGTGCTGCTTCAGGGTCGGGCACCCGCAGCGCGCCGGGCTACCAGACCGCCGAATGCTCTTCCATTACCCCAGCCCCTCGGTCTAACTCGATCCCGTCGAGGACCCCGGTGAAGGTGCCAAAGCGGTGGACGTAGTCCGAACGGACCACACCGAAGTTGTCGTGCCGCCGCCGTTCGGCGGCACCGTCAAAGTTGAATTCGAGCAACCCGCCGTCACTGAAACAGACGGCGTCGAGACCGCGGAAGACCACCGGTTCCGGCTCGATCGGAATCCCATCGACCCAGATCGCACGCTCAGAGTTGGCCAGCGGGTCGTTGATTCCCGCAACCAGGTTCCAGCCGAGGTCGCGGCCATCGGCGGCCACGCCGATCCCGGCCGACCAGCTCCAGGCAGTGTGACGTGACTGATAACCCGCCGATTCGTCATCGAACCCGAGTCCGTCGATCTGCCAGCTGCGTCCTCCTGCCTCCACCTTTCCGGCCATGGGCACCCCGGCCCGTTTCCGGGTCCAGCCCCAGCCGGGGCCGCTCGGGCAGGCAGCTTCGATCGGTTCGGCGTGGCCGAGCACCAGCGAAGCCCGGAACCCGTCGGCCGAGATCTCGACGTAGTTGCCTTCCATCTGGACTTCCGGCCGTCCGGGACGCAGCTGCGTGTGCTCGAGCACCTCGCCGGTCTGACGGTCCCAGAGCGACCAGAAACAGTGCTTGAAAGGACCGATCAGGACCTGGCCCGCGCACAGCATCACTTCATCGCCGAAGAACGCCACGTATCGCCATTTCTTGCGCATCACCCCGTGGCGGAACAGGGGCATCGGGCCCGGCGGCAGGTGCAGATCGGGCCGGCCTTCTCCCGGTCCCCGCCAGGGCAGATCACCGCTTTGACCGGTCCGGGGCTTCACTGCCTGTATCAATCCGGCCATCTCCGGCTACACTACTCCGCTGTGCCTGAGACCGCGAAGATAAATGACCCTGACCTGACCGCCACCTACGATCCGGCCGATGACGCGATGTGCTCGCGGGCGAAGGAGCGCTTCGCCGCCGATCGCAACCGGCGCCTCCCCCGCCGCATGTCAAAGCACGCCGCTTTGCCGAACTTCATCATCATCGGCGGCCTCAAGTGCGGCACCACGTCGATCCACCATTACCTCGGCCTCCATCCGGACCTCCACATGTCGAAGCCGAAGGAACTCAACTTCTTCGCCGCCGAGCAGAACTGGGACCTCGGATTCGACTGGTACAAGGGCCGGTTCGACAATCGCTTCAAGGTGAACGGGGAATCTTCGCCGCACTACACCAACCGTCCCCGCTTCAACGGCGTCGCCGAGCGGATCCACGAGTACTGCCCCGACGTCCGGCTCGTCTACATGGTGCGTGACCCGATCAAGCGCATCCTTTCCCACTGGGTGCACGCCACCGGCGCCGGATACGAGACCCGCGAGTTCGTCGAGACCCTCTCCAAACCGGACACGGCTTACATCCAGCGTTCGATGTACT is a genomic window containing:
- a CDS encoding sulfotransferase, coding for MPETAKINDPDLTATYDPADDAMCSRAKERFAADRNRRLPRRMSKHAALPNFIIIGGLKCGTTSIHHYLGLHPDLHMSKPKELNFFAAEQNWDLGFDWYKGRFDNRFKVNGESSPHYTNRPRFNGVAERIHEYCPDVRLVYMVRDPIKRILSHWVHATGAGYETREFVETLSKPDTAYIQRSMYWMQLQPYLELFDTEQIEVITQEELGSDRDGTMKKAFSFLGVDENFTSDQWDRQWEKSSAKQDSKYQVMEKLIKLPGFRSLDRNFDRLPESMRWMVEKAVHNPDKPPAPKPEIPDDLMANLKSRFREDVAGLEGHVGHKLDGWRDYTAS
- a CDS encoding DUF2804 family protein — protein: MAGLIQAVKPRTGQSGDLPWRGPGEGRPDLHLPPGPMPLFRHGVMRKKWRYVAFFGDEVMLCAGQVLIGPFKHCFWSLWDRQTGEVLEHTQLRPGRPEVQMEGNYVEISADGFRASLVLGHAEPIEAACPSGPGWGWTRKRAGVPMAGKVEAGGRSWQIDGLGFDDESAGYQSRHTAWSWSAGIGVAADGRDLGWNLVAGINDPLANSERAIWVDGIPIEPEPVVFRGLDAVCFSDGGLLEFNFDGAAERRRHDNFGVVRSDYVHRFGTFTGVLDGIELDRGAGVMEEHSAVW
- a CDS encoding type IV toxin-antitoxin system AbiEi family antitoxin domain-containing protein, which translates into the protein MSGVPELTGVSSREATAIVAGLAGRQHGVITRKQALEAGLPPELIASRVRKGWLVLVFRGVYAVGLAMLDRRGRWMAATLAAGPEAVLSRRSAAALHGLIAPRSGPIEVTRFAGGSRRKVSMASPGSRRFNVVVYRTKALPERDVTIIEGIPVTSLARTTLDLAASESLDGMKSVLGESERLRIFSRPDLIEVAERGRGWPGTTNLQRALSEWDPQEVETRTKLEEAMLRLCRAHGLPTPEVNSLFGPYLPDFLWREARLIVEVDGFETHGTFRAFKGDRRRDVDLMLERFRVARFAWDDLVNYPDDTAARIRGLLEMV
- a CDS encoding alpha/beta hydrolase; this translates as MNDLDFTDRGEGPAVLLIHATGTNSGWFDPAVGALSDQLRLITYDRRGWGRSRTEGEYSRTSVAEQAIEGAGLLRELGVTKTTVLGVGFGAVVALEMALAEPDRISRAILIEPPLFALVTAATEGMSADVAEIRNAAETGGEEAAYGLYLGGELPTLGSGAERLANLADHGPEAAHTFLVELPAVPAWPMEPARIAEIQAEVQVATTPTTPPLLLEAANAVTPRIPEAERVFTQHDGPEAVTELLS